A section of the Thermotoga caldifontis AZM44c09 genome encodes:
- a CDS encoding NUDIX hydrolase: MVAVPIVFIDEEPYLVFIRRSRRLSRHANQIAFPGGIVENEETLTEAMFRELEEEIGVSRNSCKFLGELSSTVTGKSNLFVQAFLVVIESPHFKLNTFEVQDLYFVALSQLKETGCEEVTFPDGRKTCRFVIDDLVIWGATARIVKDSLRKIERLLEGCRNEFSGDESDEPD, from the coding sequence GTGGTTGCCGTTCCAATCGTTTTCATCGATGAAGAACCGTACCTTGTCTTCATACGCAGATCGCGCAGACTGAGCAGGCACGCGAACCAGATCGCTTTTCCTGGAGGCATAGTCGAAAACGAAGAAACGCTGACCGAAGCCATGTTTCGTGAACTCGAAGAAGAGATAGGTGTATCGAGAAACAGCTGCAAGTTCTTAGGTGAGCTGTCTTCAACCGTCACAGGTAAATCGAACCTTTTCGTGCAAGCGTTTTTAGTTGTGATAGAAAGCCCACACTTCAAGCTGAACACGTTCGAAGTCCAGGATCTTTACTTCGTCGCACTGTCTCAGCTCAAAGAAACCGGATGCGAAGAAGTGACCTTCCCGGATGGTCGAAAGACGTGCAGGTTCGTGATCGATGATCTGGTCATATGGGGTGCCACGGCGAGGATCGTGAAAGATTCGCTGAGAAAAATAGAACGGCTATTGGAGGGTTGCAGGAATGAGTTTTCTGGTGACGAGAGTGACGAACCCGATTGA
- the folP gene encoding dihydropteroate synthase yields the protein MSFLVTRVTNPIEHLSRVGVDPASIPIFQNKGEFVSLLIYDVPVISANVIKQEMLAAGGDAAVHRHSITQKVDSTNVLTMGTLAQHRKLVEKLSMMHYWKLDEIARDIEYCLFEEGTRQIELPSGRKMSFERPLIMGIVNVTPDSFYAASRVEKDRLLDRVARMVEEGADIIDIGGESTRPGSERVRLEEELNRVVPAVELVKKNFDVIVSVDTYKAKVAEEAIKAGAEIVNDVSALRFDPMMIEVLKQYKPGIVLMHMKGEPKTMQENPYYEDVVREILYFLKERIEKVREIGLQDRVIIDPGIGFGKRLVDNLEIIKRLSEFKSLKKPLLVGASRKSFIGQVLDNAPPEERLYGTLAVTAYCVLNGADIVRVHDVKENAHVVRLIEAIRRAGQ from the coding sequence ATGAGTTTTCTGGTGACGAGAGTGACGAACCCGATTGAACACCTTTCGAGAGTTGGGGTCGATCCGGCCTCGATACCCATCTTCCAGAACAAGGGCGAATTCGTCAGCCTGTTGATCTACGACGTTCCGGTGATCAGCGCGAACGTGATCAAGCAGGAGATGCTCGCCGCGGGAGGAGATGCCGCGGTCCACAGACATTCGATCACGCAGAAAGTGGACTCGACCAACGTTCTAACGATGGGAACCCTCGCACAGCACAGAAAACTTGTCGAAAAACTCTCCATGATGCATTACTGGAAACTGGACGAGATAGCTCGAGACATAGAGTACTGTCTTTTCGAGGAGGGAACACGCCAGATAGAGCTGCCATCCGGTCGGAAGATGAGTTTTGAAAGACCGCTGATCATGGGTATCGTGAACGTCACTCCCGACTCTTTCTATGCAGCGAGCCGGGTCGAGAAAGACAGATTGCTCGACCGAGTCGCGAGAATGGTGGAAGAAGGTGCCGACATCATCGACATCGGTGGTGAGTCGACCAGGCCCGGTTCGGAAAGGGTCAGATTGGAAGAGGAACTCAACAGGGTTGTTCCGGCTGTCGAGCTCGTCAAGAAGAATTTCGACGTCATCGTTTCTGTGGACACGTACAAGGCGAAGGTTGCCGAGGAAGCGATCAAAGCAGGCGCGGAAATCGTCAACGATGTGAGCGCGCTGAGGTTCGATCCCATGATGATCGAAGTCCTCAAGCAATACAAACCTGGCATCGTTTTGATGCACATGAAAGGTGAACCCAAGACCATGCAGGAGAATCCGTATTACGAAGATGTCGTGAGAGAGATTCTCTACTTCCTCAAAGAGAGGATCGAGAAGGTCAGAGAGATTGGACTACAGGACAGGGTCATCATCGATCCTGGCATAGGGTTTGGGAAAAGGCTTGTGGACAACCTCGAGATAATAAAACGCCTCTCTGAGTTCAAGAGTCTGAAAAAACCCCTTCTGGTGGGGGCTTCAAGGAAATCTTTCATTGGCCAGGTCCTGGACAACGCACCTCCCGAAGAAAGGTTGTACGGCACACTCGCCGTGACGGCCTACTGTGTTCTGAACGGTGCCGATATAGTCAGAGTACACGACGTCAAAGAAAACGCGCACGTTGTGAGGTTGATCGAAGCGATTCGACGAGCTGGCCAGTGA
- a CDS encoding NAD/NADP-dependent octopine/nopaline dehydrogenase family protein, which produces MKICVIGAGNGGQALAGYLALKGFDVSLFNRSERRILPIMKTRKIKLEGEVNATAQVSFATTNLAEAVKGRKLLMVVVPANAHREIAEKLAPLLEDGQIVVLNPGRTAGALEFVNVLKEKGVKKDVVVAEAQTFVFASRMSNPGVVRIFRIKNAVPVAALPASRNKDLEETLLKVMPEFEIAPSTLHTSFNNIGAVFHPATIILNAGWVETTFGKFEFYFEGISPSVAKVLETIDEERCTVARRFGIEPMTAVQWLSYAYDVKGRDLYEAIHNNEGYRGIQAPTSLENRYILEDVPTSLVPISAFGRLVNVETPTIDSIVRLASIMMGIDFFKEGRNFERLHLDGKSVDEVKRVMEEGWQ; this is translated from the coding sequence ATGAAGATCTGTGTGATCGGCGCAGGTAATGGCGGACAAGCACTCGCAGGTTACCTTGCATTAAAAGGCTTCGATGTTTCCCTGTTCAACAGGTCTGAGAGAAGGATCTTACCCATCATGAAAACGAGGAAGATCAAGCTCGAAGGGGAGGTCAATGCCACAGCTCAGGTTTCTTTCGCCACTACAAACCTCGCGGAAGCGGTCAAAGGAAGAAAGCTTCTCATGGTTGTTGTTCCGGCCAACGCGCACAGAGAAATAGCCGAGAAGCTGGCTCCGTTGCTTGAGGATGGACAGATCGTCGTGTTGAATCCCGGCAGGACTGCGGGAGCCCTGGAGTTCGTCAACGTTCTTAAAGAGAAAGGTGTGAAAAAAGACGTGGTGGTCGCGGAGGCTCAGACGTTCGTCTTCGCTTCACGCATGTCCAACCCCGGAGTGGTGCGCATCTTCAGGATCAAAAACGCCGTACCCGTGGCAGCTTTGCCCGCGTCGAGAAATAAGGATCTTGAGGAGACACTTCTGAAAGTGATGCCAGAATTCGAGATCGCCCCGAGTACGCTCCACACGAGTTTCAACAACATTGGAGCCGTTTTTCATCCGGCAACGATCATCTTGAACGCGGGCTGGGTAGAAACCACGTTTGGAAAGTTCGAATTCTACTTCGAAGGCATAAGTCCGTCGGTGGCGAAAGTTCTTGAAACCATCGATGAAGAGAGGTGTACGGTCGCGAGAAGATTTGGGATCGAACCGATGACGGCAGTACAATGGCTCTCTTACGCGTACGATGTGAAAGGTAGAGATCTTTACGAAGCCATTCACAACAACGAAGGTTACAGGGGCATTCAGGCACCCACAAGCTTGGAAAACAGGTACATCCTGGAGGACGTTCCGACCAGTCTCGTTCCGATCTCGGCCTTCGGCAGGTTGGTCAACGTTGAAACGCCCACGATAGATTCCATCGTGAGACTGGCATCCATCATGATGGGTATCGACTTCTTCAAAGAGGGTAGAAACTTCGAAAGACTTCACCTTGATGGCAAGAGCGTTGACGAAGTTAAACGTGTCATGGAGGAGGGATGGCAATGA